From one Alicyclobacillus acidocaldarius subsp. acidocaldarius Tc-4-1 genomic stretch:
- a CDS encoding SPFH domain-containing protein: MPQIRQVISTLTNDGKEIMGPDVLVYHYPDNSILNGSLLTVESNHFAVLKSRGAILNVYETGQYVIQTPDRPIIGAFQQAFFGGQSPWQYEVIYINRAKLILEVSGVAYSKEMAEMGYHVSCYVHVDTKEDALKLVQHMPMSGHYVSMKEVNWYAGPVIEQSINKIVQLTELERVNERMPEILELVKEHLQEFLSVYGLTLNDVKALVYPRDERMKELIALRAFGLSEIDAVRYYTAMIMAQKGVISAPNMAIGEPFFIGNPQVAADRITQVESKH; encoded by the coding sequence ATGCCGCAGATTCGCCAAGTCATCAGCACGCTGACCAACGACGGCAAGGAGATTATGGGACCGGACGTGTTGGTCTACCACTACCCGGACAACAGCATTCTCAACGGCTCGCTGCTCACGGTGGAGTCGAATCATTTCGCGGTGTTGAAGTCGCGCGGCGCCATTTTGAACGTGTACGAGACGGGACAGTACGTCATCCAGACGCCGGATCGCCCCATCATTGGCGCGTTCCAGCAGGCGTTCTTCGGGGGCCAAAGCCCGTGGCAGTACGAGGTGATATACATCAACCGGGCGAAGCTCATCCTTGAGGTGTCGGGCGTGGCCTATTCCAAGGAGATGGCGGAGATGGGCTACCACGTGAGCTGTTACGTCCACGTGGACACCAAGGAGGATGCCCTGAAGCTCGTGCAGCACATGCCGATGTCAGGCCATTACGTGAGCATGAAGGAGGTCAACTGGTACGCGGGGCCGGTCATCGAGCAGTCCATCAACAAGATCGTGCAACTGACCGAATTGGAGCGCGTCAATGAACGCATGCCTGAAATTTTGGAACTCGTGAAGGAGCACCTTCAAGAGTTCCTCTCGGTCTACGGGCTCACGCTGAATGACGTGAAGGCGCTCGTGTACCCGCGGGACGAACGGATGAAGGAGTTGATTGCGCTGCGCGCGTTTGGGCTTTCGGAGATCGACGCGGTTCGGTATTACACGGCGATGATCATGGCGCAAAAGGGCGTCATTTCCGCGCCGAACATGGCTATCGGCGAGCCGTTCTTCATCGGGAATCCACAGGTCGCGGCCGACCGCATCACGCAAGTGGAGAGCAAGCACTGA
- a CDS encoding mechanosensitive ion channel domain-containing protein — MSSLTEGFRRRSAGWRRFTMYLVLLVALAVAAYLGRESERLQSLPSLDRQIIEWGIALAWFVMGALVVNQLRRTVNVMAARHPSADIRVLSVINRALSAVGYVFVLVIGLNLLQVKVGSILVGGAVTGVIVGVGAQSTLANLIAGLVLFAVRPFQLGEYVSFRTYLFGGVEYSGTVVDVNWYHTILEEGGVRRVLPNASVVSSAITVGAREGNKLCTVPLPYAISFRDFEAKMIEMTGGQATLAIREFGTDTYTVQVEIPAEIDLEVVREAIAAFRAQT; from the coding sequence GTGTCTTCATTGACGGAAGGGTTCCGCCGTAGGTCCGCCGGGTGGCGGCGGTTCACGATGTATCTGGTGCTCTTGGTGGCGCTCGCGGTGGCCGCGTACCTCGGGCGCGAGTCGGAGCGACTTCAATCGCTGCCTTCGCTGGACCGCCAGATCATCGAGTGGGGCATCGCGCTCGCCTGGTTTGTGATGGGCGCCTTGGTCGTCAACCAGCTTCGCCGCACGGTCAACGTCATGGCGGCTCGGCACCCGAGCGCGGACATCCGCGTGCTGAGCGTGATCAATCGGGCGCTGAGCGCGGTGGGTTACGTGTTTGTCCTTGTGATTGGCCTCAATCTGCTGCAGGTCAAGGTCGGCAGCATTCTCGTCGGCGGCGCGGTGACGGGCGTCATTGTCGGCGTGGGTGCGCAGTCGACGCTCGCGAATCTCATCGCGGGACTGGTGCTGTTTGCGGTCCGGCCGTTTCAGCTCGGGGAATACGTCAGCTTCCGCACGTATCTGTTCGGCGGCGTCGAGTACAGCGGCACCGTCGTAGACGTGAATTGGTATCATACCATCCTCGAAGAGGGCGGCGTCCGCCGCGTTCTGCCGAACGCGTCGGTGGTGAGTTCCGCCATCACGGTGGGCGCGCGCGAAGGGAACAAGCTGTGTACGGTCCCGCTGCCGTATGCCATTTCGTTTCGCGATTTCGAGGCGAAGATGATCGAGATGACCGGAGGGCAGGCGACACTCGCCATCCGGGAGTTTGGCACGGATACGTACACCGTTCAGGTGGAGATTCCGGCCGAGATCGATCTCGAGGTCGTTCGCGAGGCCATCGCGGCGTTTCGGGCGCAAACGTGA
- a CDS encoding GNAT family N-acetyltransferase, giving the protein MQLLRVERGVELRNDDGERIGYITCTDRGDGVWTIDHTVVDPAYQGQGLAAKLVDELVAMARERGVKLFPVCSYAVLRFRRRPDYADVQA; this is encoded by the coding sequence ATGCAACTCTTGCGCGTGGAACGCGGTGTGGAACTTCGGAACGACGATGGGGAACGGATAGGGTATATCACCTGTACCGACCGGGGAGATGGCGTGTGGACCATTGATCACACGGTTGTCGATCCGGCCTATCAGGGGCAGGGGCTTGCTGCCAAGCTTGTCGACGAGTTGGTAGCGATGGCCCGCGAGCGGGGCGTGAAGCTGTTTCCCGTGTGTTCGTACGCCGTGCTGCGCTTTCGACGGAGGCCGGACTACGCCGACGTCCAGGCCTGA
- a CDS encoding galactokinase, whose product MSIPWPNLMDHILAFSPGDARELRAYFAPGRVNLIGEHTDYNGGYVLPAALTMGTCLVVRPRADRRFRFATTFSNHVVEVDADDVRFRPEQDFANYPLGVIDVLSRRGVEAPGMDLFFFGNLPIGAGLSSSASVEVVTAFAISDLTGAGLDRESLAVIAQQAENEFVGVNCGVMDQFSVAMGKKDMALSLNCLTLAYEWVPVHSEGYRLVIANSNVPRKLSGSKYNERRAECEAALAIVKHRFPDVQALAEIEPGQWPEVESLLRAEGAPGFEAEILVRRARHVVMESHRAREAARLLADRNIEAFGELMNASHQSLRDDYEVTGEALDALVEAAWRAEGCIGSRMTGAGFGGCTVSLVREDAVEAFTRHVEAAYQRATGRSPSFYITDIGDGVHAVPALDALVR is encoded by the coding sequence ATGTCGATCCCCTGGCCTAATCTGATGGACCACATCCTCGCCTTTTCGCCCGGCGACGCGCGCGAACTGCGGGCGTACTTCGCGCCGGGGCGAGTCAATCTCATCGGCGAGCACACCGACTACAACGGGGGCTACGTGCTGCCCGCCGCGCTCACGATGGGCACATGCCTCGTGGTGCGCCCCCGCGCCGACCGCCGGTTCCGATTCGCAACAACGTTTTCGAATCACGTCGTCGAGGTGGACGCGGACGACGTGCGGTTCCGCCCGGAGCAGGACTTCGCCAACTATCCCCTTGGCGTGATCGACGTGCTGAGCCGCCGAGGCGTGGAAGCGCCAGGCATGGACCTGTTTTTCTTCGGGAATCTCCCGATTGGCGCTGGCCTGTCCTCGAGTGCATCCGTCGAGGTGGTCACCGCATTCGCCATCAGCGACCTGACGGGCGCCGGGCTGGACCGCGAGTCGCTTGCCGTGATCGCGCAACAGGCGGAAAACGAATTCGTCGGCGTCAACTGCGGCGTGATGGACCAGTTTTCCGTCGCCATGGGCAAGAAGGACATGGCGCTTTCGCTGAACTGCCTCACGCTCGCGTACGAATGGGTGCCCGTGCATTCAGAGGGGTATCGCCTGGTCATCGCCAACAGCAACGTGCCGAGGAAGCTCTCGGGATCGAAGTACAACGAGCGGCGCGCGGAATGCGAGGCGGCGCTTGCTATTGTGAAACACCGGTTTCCGGACGTTCAAGCGCTCGCGGAAATCGAGCCAGGCCAGTGGCCCGAGGTGGAGTCGCTCCTGCGCGCGGAGGGCGCGCCAGGATTCGAGGCGGAGATCCTCGTCCGCCGTGCGCGGCACGTCGTCATGGAGAGCCACCGGGCGCGGGAGGCCGCGCGCCTGTTGGCAGATAGGAACATCGAAGCGTTCGGTGAGCTGATGAACGCGTCGCACCAATCGCTCCGCGACGACTACGAGGTGACTGGTGAGGCACTGGACGCCCTCGTCGAAGCCGCGTGGAGGGCGGAGGGCTGCATCGGATCGCGCATGACGGGCGCAGGCTTCGGCGGATGCACTGTCAGTCTGGTTCGAGAGGATGCGGTGGAAGCGTTCACGAGGCACGTCGAAGCAGCGTATCAACGCGCCACGGGCCGCAGTCCCTCGTTTTACATCACCGACATCGGCGACGGCGTGCACGCGGTTCCCGCGCTGGACGCGCTGGTGCGCTGA
- a CDS encoding DeoR/GlpR family DNA-binding transcription regulator, producing the protein MLLELLAQHGFASYRQLAEKLGVSEITVRRDMKALEAQGLVETAFGGGQVARAARELPYTDKRVLQIPEKMAIAKAALRQIESGMTIAIAAGTTTWVLAQHIAGFQKLTFLTNSVNVATELSKNGYSDIFLTGGQFRTPSDALVGPVAEQMIRQFRADILFVGASGLHVDHGLSTPNVLEAAVNRAMMERAARVVVLADHTKWGVESLMSFAKLNEIDALITDRWPGEAEATALADCDVELIVADAPNAESSHRGDAQ; encoded by the coding sequence GTGCTTTTGGAACTGCTCGCGCAGCATGGCTTCGCGTCGTACCGCCAGTTGGCGGAGAAGCTCGGCGTGTCCGAGATCACGGTCCGTCGCGACATGAAAGCGCTCGAAGCACAGGGCCTCGTCGAGACCGCGTTTGGCGGCGGCCAGGTGGCGCGTGCCGCCCGCGAGCTGCCGTACACCGACAAGCGCGTTCTCCAGATCCCGGAGAAGATGGCCATCGCCAAGGCCGCGCTTCGGCAGATTGAATCCGGCATGACCATTGCCATTGCCGCCGGCACGACCACGTGGGTCCTTGCGCAACATATCGCCGGCTTTCAGAAGCTGACGTTTCTCACCAACTCCGTGAATGTCGCAACCGAGTTGAGCAAGAACGGCTACAGCGACATCTTCCTCACGGGCGGCCAGTTTCGAACGCCGAGCGACGCCCTCGTGGGCCCCGTGGCCGAGCAGATGATCCGCCAATTCCGGGCGGACATTCTGTTTGTGGGCGCAAGCGGCCTGCACGTCGATCACGGCCTGTCGACGCCCAATGTGCTCGAAGCCGCGGTCAACCGAGCGATGATGGAACGCGCCGCACGCGTGGTGGTGCTCGCCGATCACACCAAATGGGGTGTAGAGTCGCTCATGAGCTTCGCGAAACTGAACGAAATCGATGCGCTCATTACGGACCGGTGGCCGGGCGAGGCGGAGGCGACCGCCCTCGCGGACTGCGACGTGGAGCTCATCGTCGCCGATGCGCCGAACGCCGAATCCTCCCATCGAGGTGATGCCCAATGA
- a CDS encoding VIT1/CCC1 transporter family protein, translated as MSTLSPSAKLDELMGREQRKTPSWIGDAIYGVNDGLGAIFGIIAGVAGYTDNNQTILISGFFGALASTLSMAAGAWLATRSENELLDKAFHEAKRDIEQNREREVQILSLIYETRGFEPHEAKEIAERIAKDDDLFLKTMAQEKHGIHEASRGNAWGAAFSGGLSTFIGGVVPLIPFFFMHGLAAIITAAAVSLAAHFVVGALKSLVTVRSWWSSGIEMTIAGVIVGVVSYLLGLAGSHVL; from the coding sequence ATGAGCACCCTTTCACCATCCGCCAAACTCGATGAACTCATGGGACGAGAACAGCGCAAGACGCCGAGCTGGATCGGCGATGCCATTTACGGCGTGAACGACGGACTCGGCGCCATCTTTGGCATCATCGCCGGTGTCGCCGGTTACACGGACAACAATCAGACCATCCTCATCTCGGGCTTTTTCGGGGCCTTAGCGAGTACGCTGTCCATGGCTGCCGGCGCTTGGCTCGCGACGAGATCGGAAAACGAGCTGTTGGACAAGGCGTTCCACGAAGCGAAGCGGGACATCGAGCAAAACCGGGAGCGGGAGGTGCAGATCCTCTCGCTCATCTACGAAACCCGCGGGTTCGAGCCGCACGAGGCCAAAGAAATCGCCGAGCGCATCGCCAAGGACGACGACCTCTTCCTCAAGACCATGGCACAGGAGAAGCACGGCATCCACGAGGCAAGCCGTGGCAACGCCTGGGGTGCGGCATTCTCTGGTGGCCTGTCGACCTTCATCGGCGGCGTGGTCCCGCTCATCCCGTTCTTCTTCATGCACGGGCTGGCAGCCATCATCACCGCGGCGGCGGTAAGCCTTGCCGCACACTTTGTCGTCGGTGCGTTGAAGAGCCTCGTCACCGTTCGTTCCTGGTGGTCGAGTGGCATCGAGATGACGATTGCAGGCGTCATTGTCGGCGTGGTCTCGTACCTGCTCGGCCTCGCAGGCAGCCACGTGCTGTAG
- a CDS encoding MFS transporter, whose protein sequence is METWQRNLVVLWIGTLLTSASYSMVIPFLPLFLLKIGVHQHTDIWSGALYSAAFVAGAIAAPYWGSLGDRYGQKPMIVRAGFVLFVIYGLTAFVQHPWELLVLRTLQGLLSGYIPGSVALVGSNTPEDKVGYALSTISAASSAGGIVGPLLGGTIARLFGNRVAFGSASVLVLISTLLALLFVREMNKKRATSRPSVLGAIGGALHNKPLLTALSLNMVVSFSIMTIEPVLTLYIAELDPSASAKNASFLAGLVFSLAGIASVVFAPLWGKYADRIGFAKVLTIGLAGGAVWTFMQIPFHNVIAFAAVRFVYGAFFCAVYPAINGLIVRSTETTFRGRAFGLNQTANQIGNTVGPLVGGAIADATSIHGVFWVTGALLASVAAGAYALMRHPSLLPRNEQAPHTPAP, encoded by the coding sequence ATGGAAACCTGGCAACGAAACCTGGTAGTCCTCTGGATTGGGACGCTGCTCACGTCCGCGAGCTACTCCATGGTCATCCCGTTTTTGCCGCTCTTTCTGCTCAAAATCGGGGTGCACCAACACACCGACATCTGGTCCGGCGCACTCTACAGCGCGGCGTTCGTCGCCGGCGCCATCGCGGCGCCCTACTGGGGCTCGCTCGGGGATCGATACGGTCAGAAGCCGATGATCGTCCGGGCGGGCTTTGTGCTGTTTGTGATCTATGGCCTGACGGCCTTTGTGCAACATCCGTGGGAACTCCTCGTCCTGCGCACGCTTCAGGGGCTCCTGTCGGGGTACATCCCGGGTTCCGTGGCGCTGGTAGGGAGCAACACGCCAGAGGACAAGGTGGGTTACGCGCTATCGACCATCTCCGCCGCGAGTTCCGCGGGCGGCATTGTCGGGCCGCTGCTCGGCGGCACCATCGCGCGCCTGTTCGGAAACCGCGTGGCGTTTGGGAGCGCTTCCGTGCTCGTGCTCATCTCCACCCTGCTCGCTCTCCTCTTCGTGCGAGAGATGAATAAAAAACGCGCCACGTCCCGGCCCTCGGTGCTTGGCGCCATTGGCGGGGCGCTTCACAACAAGCCCCTTCTCACAGCCCTTTCGCTCAACATGGTGGTCTCATTTTCCATCATGACCATCGAGCCGGTTCTGACCCTGTACATCGCCGAGCTCGATCCGTCCGCGAGCGCGAAGAACGCGTCGTTTCTCGCAGGGCTTGTGTTTTCGCTCGCCGGGATCGCGAGCGTAGTGTTCGCGCCGCTCTGGGGCAAGTACGCGGACCGCATCGGCTTCGCAAAGGTGCTCACCATCGGCCTCGCGGGCGGCGCCGTGTGGACCTTCATGCAGATCCCGTTTCACAACGTGATTGCATTCGCGGCCGTCCGCTTCGTGTACGGCGCGTTCTTCTGCGCGGTGTACCCGGCCATCAACGGGCTCATCGTGCGCTCGACCGAAACCACGTTTCGCGGCCGTGCCTTCGGACTGAATCAGACGGCCAACCAGATTGGCAACACGGTCGGGCCGCTGGTGGGTGGCGCCATCGCGGACGCGACGAGCATCCACGGCGTGTTCTGGGTGACCGGCGCGCTGCTCGCCAGCGTCGCCGCCGGCGCGTACGCACTCATGCGCCACCCAAGCCTCTTGCCCCGGAACGAGCAGGCCCCACACACGCCGGCTCCATAA
- the galT gene encoding galactose-1-phosphate uridylyltransferase, which yields MTELRYNPLLRDWTMVASNRHKRPNLPKDNCPFCPGSGKVPDDYDVLAYDNDFPALSPNPPQPDDVATELYRVEPAYGKCEVILYSKEHTTTLPELPVAHIRKLVDLWTERFRDLASNPRHQYVLIFENRGPEVGVTMPHPHGQIYAYPYVPQKLRVEMESFAAHRKETGRCLMCDINREEVAFGKRMLEETEHFYAYIPFFTDYPYGAFIASKRHVGSLLEFTDDERTDLARILKRVTSGMDALFDREFPYMMVLHQSPVNQAEPVDFHFHIEFYPPLQTATRLKYLASSETGAWAPCNPMAVEATAPQLREAIQKRKEANRHVDPLA from the coding sequence ATGACCGAACTCCGATACAACCCGCTGTTGCGCGACTGGACCATGGTGGCGTCGAATCGCCACAAGCGCCCGAATCTGCCGAAGGACAACTGCCCATTTTGTCCTGGCTCGGGCAAGGTGCCGGACGACTACGACGTCCTGGCGTATGACAACGACTTTCCCGCGCTGTCTCCGAATCCGCCGCAGCCGGACGACGTGGCGACTGAGCTTTATCGCGTTGAACCCGCTTACGGAAAATGCGAAGTCATTTTATACTCGAAGGAGCACACCACGACGCTGCCCGAACTTCCGGTGGCGCACATTCGCAAGCTCGTGGATCTGTGGACCGAGCGTTTTCGGGATCTGGCCTCGAATCCACGTCATCAATATGTGCTCATCTTCGAGAATCGCGGCCCTGAGGTCGGCGTCACCATGCCACACCCGCACGGTCAGATCTATGCCTACCCGTACGTGCCGCAGAAGCTCAGGGTCGAGATGGAGTCGTTTGCGGCACACCGGAAGGAGACCGGCCGCTGCCTCATGTGCGACATCAACCGTGAGGAGGTCGCGTTTGGCAAGCGGATGCTCGAAGAAACGGAGCACTTTTACGCGTACATCCCGTTCTTCACGGACTACCCGTACGGCGCGTTCATCGCGTCCAAGCGGCACGTCGGCAGCCTGCTGGAGTTCACGGACGACGAGCGGACGGATCTCGCCCGCATCCTGAAGCGCGTCACGAGCGGCATGGATGCGCTGTTTGACCGCGAGTTCCCGTACATGATGGTGCTTCACCAGAGCCCTGTGAATCAGGCGGAGCCCGTCGACTTTCACTTTCATATCGAATTCTACCCGCCGCTGCAGACGGCCACGCGCCTGAAGTACCTCGCGTCGTCGGAGACGGGGGCTTGGGCGCCGTGCAACCCGATGGCGGTCGAGGCGACCGCGCCGCAACTGCGGGAAGCGATTCAGAAACGAAAGGAAGCGAACCGACATGTCGATCCCCTGGCCTAA
- a CDS encoding endo-1,4-beta-xylanase, which produces MTNQAPSLKEAYASRFRVGAAVNAATVHTHAHLLARHFSSVTPENEMKWERIHPEENTYSFSASDQIVLFARDHDMFVRGHTLVWHNQTPSWVFLDSFGQPAPAKLVEGRLERHIAEVVGHYRGAVSCWDVVNEAVIDQGDGWLRPSPWRQALGDDYIEKAFRLAHQADPDALLFYNDYNETKPDKRDRILRLLGHLLDRGVPVHGVGLQMHVSLDDPPIEEMEEAIERYRALGLRLHVTELDVSVYPWVHEPDRPQAPARPYDEELAERLAARYEALFALFLRHRDAIDNVTLWGVADDSTWRDDFPVKGRKDWPLLFDVHHRAKEAFWRVVRLAQK; this is translated from the coding sequence ATGACGAATCAAGCACCGTCTCTGAAAGAAGCGTACGCTTCCCGCTTTCGCGTCGGCGCTGCGGTCAACGCGGCGACTGTTCACACGCACGCGCATCTCCTGGCGCGTCACTTCAGCAGTGTGACGCCGGAGAACGAGATGAAATGGGAGCGCATCCATCCGGAGGAGAATACGTATTCTTTTTCAGCTTCCGACCAAATCGTTTTATTTGCCCGCGATCACGACATGTTCGTGCGCGGCCACACGCTCGTGTGGCATAACCAGACGCCTTCTTGGGTGTTCCTAGACTCTTTCGGCCAACCTGCGCCCGCGAAGCTCGTTGAAGGGAGGCTCGAGAGGCACATCGCCGAAGTCGTGGGGCACTACCGCGGCGCCGTCTCGTGCTGGGACGTGGTGAACGAGGCCGTGATCGACCAAGGCGACGGCTGGCTGCGCCCGAGCCCATGGCGGCAGGCGCTGGGGGACGACTACATCGAGAAGGCGTTTCGCTTGGCGCACCAAGCGGATCCCGACGCGCTGCTCTTCTACAACGACTACAACGAGACGAAGCCCGACAAACGGGACCGCATCCTGCGGCTGCTCGGACACCTGTTGGACCGCGGAGTCCCTGTTCATGGCGTGGGGCTGCAGATGCACGTCTCGCTGGACGATCCGCCCATCGAGGAGATGGAGGAGGCCATCGAGCGGTATCGGGCGCTTGGCCTCCGGCTGCACGTCACGGAGCTCGATGTGAGCGTGTACCCGTGGGTGCACGAGCCGGATCGCCCACAGGCGCCTGCGCGGCCGTACGACGAGGAGCTGGCCGAGCGGCTCGCGGCGCGCTACGAGGCGCTGTTTGCGCTCTTTTTGCGGCATCGGGATGCCATCGACAACGTGACGCTCTGGGGCGTGGCGGATGACTCGACGTGGCGAGACGACTTCCCCGTCAAGGGCAGGAAGGACTGGCCGCTTCTCTTCGACGTCCATCACCGCGCGAAGGAGGCGTTCTGGCGCGTGGTGCGCCTCGCCCAAAAGTGA
- a CDS encoding NAD(P)-dependent alcohol dehydrogenase, whose protein sequence is MSSAIPKTMKAAYLVGTRQVEVREVPVPEPGPDDALIRVEAVGVCGSDVHYYEHGRIGRYVVDGPLILGHEATGVVVAVGANVKHLRPGQRVAIEPGVTCGRCDFCKSGRYNLCPHVRFLATPPVDGAFAQYIAHRADFVHPIPDDMSYEQAAMVEPFSVALHAIRRSGMRPGDRVAIAGMGPVGLFTVIAARRLGAGDVVVSDTVEKRLQLALQLGATEAVHAKRGAIADAVHERFHEGVDVAIETAGHPDAVASLLPALRRGGRLVVVGLSQSPLKELDLTQLTDGEIEMAGVFRYANTYPAGIQLMREIDVWDLITDTFPLAEAGDALERARTNKSESIKVIVYPQA, encoded by the coding sequence GTGTCGAGCGCCATTCCCAAGACGATGAAAGCCGCGTACCTCGTCGGTACCCGACAGGTGGAAGTCCGCGAGGTTCCGGTGCCTGAGCCTGGGCCGGACGACGCCTTGATTCGGGTGGAAGCGGTCGGGGTATGCGGCTCCGACGTCCACTACTACGAACACGGCCGGATTGGCAGGTACGTGGTCGACGGCCCGCTCATTCTGGGCCACGAGGCAACAGGCGTCGTCGTGGCCGTCGGCGCGAACGTGAAGCATCTGCGTCCAGGCCAGCGCGTGGCCATCGAGCCCGGCGTGACCTGCGGGCGGTGTGACTTTTGCAAATCGGGGCGGTACAACCTGTGCCCGCACGTCCGCTTCCTCGCGACGCCGCCCGTCGACGGCGCGTTTGCCCAGTACATCGCTCACCGCGCGGACTTCGTCCATCCCATCCCGGACGACATGTCGTACGAACAGGCGGCGATGGTCGAGCCGTTCTCCGTCGCGCTTCACGCCATCCGCCGATCCGGCATGCGCCCTGGGGATCGCGTCGCCATCGCTGGAATGGGGCCCGTGGGCCTCTTCACGGTGATCGCGGCGCGGCGGCTCGGCGCGGGCGACGTGGTGGTCAGCGATACAGTGGAGAAGCGGCTTCAACTCGCGCTTCAGCTCGGGGCCACGGAGGCGGTGCATGCGAAGCGCGGCGCCATCGCGGACGCGGTTCACGAGCGTTTCCATGAAGGCGTCGACGTGGCCATCGAGACGGCCGGCCACCCCGACGCGGTGGCCTCCCTCTTGCCGGCGCTGCGCCGCGGCGGGCGGCTCGTGGTGGTGGGCCTGTCGCAGTCGCCGCTCAAGGAACTCGATCTGACGCAGCTTACGGACGGCGAGATCGAGATGGCCGGCGTGTTCCGATACGCCAACACGTATCCTGCGGGCATTCAGCTCATGCGCGAGATCGACGTGTGGGACCTCATCACGGACACGTTTCCCCTCGCGGAGGCCGGGGACGCCCTCGAGCGCGCGCGGACGAACAAGAGCGAGAGCATCAAGGTCATCGTCTACCCGCAGGCGTAA
- a CDS encoding spore coat protein, giving the protein MQQQPHMQPHMQGNMMPNAQAGSQGQGQNAPNAPFGAHEIIGMNEVLQATSANAEVLNFLAHHAQDPQVRQLLERQAQAMEQHYVEGVRVLQTNSPMGGQGYQTSMHTQPKLGLRHPTYPAPNLQAQAPSDRAICAVALNLHKFGAMMCTMFALECANPQFRTFLMTSASLCDRMAYDLFAYMNQKGDYQVATLQKNTTQTMIDSYQMPGGMAQPGMPQAPNVQ; this is encoded by the coding sequence ATGCAGCAGCAGCCACACATGCAGCCTCACATGCAGGGCAACATGATGCCGAACGCCCAGGCGGGATCGCAGGGGCAGGGCCAAAATGCGCCCAACGCGCCCTTTGGTGCGCACGAGATCATCGGGATGAACGAGGTCCTGCAGGCCACGTCGGCGAACGCCGAGGTCCTGAACTTCCTCGCGCATCACGCGCAGGACCCTCAGGTGCGCCAGCTGCTCGAACGCCAGGCGCAGGCCATGGAGCAACACTACGTCGAGGGCGTGCGCGTCCTGCAGACCAACAGCCCCATGGGCGGACAGGGATACCAGACGTCGATGCACACGCAGCCCAAGCTGGGGCTTCGCCATCCCACGTATCCTGCACCTAACCTGCAGGCGCAGGCGCCGTCCGATCGCGCCATCTGCGCCGTCGCGCTGAACCTGCACAAGTTCGGCGCAATGATGTGCACCATGTTCGCGCTGGAATGTGCCAATCCGCAGTTCCGCACGTTCCTCATGACGAGCGCCAGCCTGTGCGACCGCATGGCGTACGATCTGTTCGCCTACATGAATCAAAAGGGAGACTACCAGGTCGCGACGCTGCAGAAGAACACGACGCAGACGATGATCGACTCGTACCAAATGCCCGGGGGGATGGCGCAGCCCGGCATGCCGCAGGCGCCGAACGTCCAATGA